One genomic window of Ignavibacteriota bacterium includes the following:
- a CDS encoding ParB-like nuclease domain-containing protein codes for MIKKININDLVKDRRFQNREKLDYETVEEYAELMRQGVKFPPLTVVFDSTNYYITDGYHRYFAHIKALISEVECEIIEGTERDAILLACSANSVHGLKRTNADKRKAVLTLLNDDEWKEYSDGKIAEICHLSQAYVSAVRRELTIDTQNVLSMESEPRTFIHHKTGKPAQMNVTNIGKKRAEPKEEGEDEDFNDYVSKNDYSKAETSSNQNWNGGHAEETLQTDFTEREKDKDLEDLKNDLLNLLNAYKSVSPRCEQIVKVLRTFILRQR; via the coding sequence ATGATTAAGAAAATCAACATTAACGATTTGGTTAAAGACAGAAGATTTCAGAACCGTGAGAAGCTGGATTACGAAACGGTTGAAGAATATGCTGAATTAATGCGTCAGGGAGTAAAATTCCCACCTCTGACTGTTGTTTTTGATTCTACAAATTATTATATAACAGACGGTTATCATCGTTATTTTGCTCATATCAAAGCGTTAATTTCTGAAGTCGAATGTGAGATAATCGAAGGCACAGAGCGGGACGCTATTCTTCTTGCATGTTCAGCTAACTCAGTTCATGGACTAAAACGCACTAATGCAGACAAAAGGAAAGCGGTTTTGACTTTGCTTAATGATGATGAGTGGAAAGAATATTCAGATGGTAAAATAGCAGAGATTTGTCATTTATCTCAGGCTTATGTAAGTGCAGTCAGAAGGGAATTAACAATTGATACTCAAAACGTTTTGAGTATGGAATCCGAACCCAGAACATTCATACATCATAAGACCGGTAAACCAGCTCAAATGAATGTAACGAATATCGGCAAGAAACGAGCAGAGCCGAAAGAAGAAGGCGAAGATGAAGATTTCAATGACTATGTTTCAAAAAACGATTACAGCAAAGCAGAAACAAGCTCAAATCAAAATTGGAACGGCGGACATGCTGAAGAAACTTTGCAAACGGATTTTACAGAACGTGAAAAAGACAAAGACCTAGAAGATTTAAAAAACGATTTGCTTAACTTGCTCAATGCTTACAAGTCTGTATCACCAAGATGTGAGCAGATAGTTAAAGTTTTAAGAACATTTATTTTAAGACAGAGGTAA
- a CDS encoding ATP-binding protein, with amino-acid sequence MGFKIEKGEKIKISGIVALLYGEPGAGKTSTALSSSKPILFDFDGGVQRCEFRTGKDIVRISKWTEITSSFAKFDEMLADYDTIVIDTVDNCLKYIRIYIEDSDYKMKTNKLQMYGRMKDEFELFLNRIKNMNKNVVLIAHSTTEEQNGVQRTIPKITGGSRDIVASTSDYIGYMRMINNQRTVNFNPTDLNEGKVTGKFGIIKLPDFREESEHGSNFFAGIFEQMRKAMQLSADNQAQAVQDIKIFADRILKSNNADSLHELMNEMSQIKNGVKKQLWERMKVRAGELNLEFDPEKKKFFKPAPVAAVELLEPVSSSDDDFNFE; translated from the coding sequence ATGGGTTTTAAAATTGAAAAGGGCGAAAAAATTAAAATTTCCGGTATAGTAGCCCTATTATACGGAGAACCGGGAGCAGGAAAAACATCTACGGCTTTATCATCATCAAAGCCAATTCTGTTTGACTTCGACGGCGGAGTTCAAAGATGTGAGTTCAGAACAGGTAAAGACATCGTAAGAATTAGTAAATGGACTGAAATAACAAGCTCTTTTGCTAAATTTGACGAAATGCTTGCCGATTATGATACTATAGTCATTGACACGGTTGACAACTGTCTTAAATATATCCGTATTTATATTGAAGACAGTGATTACAAAATGAAGACTAATAAGCTTCAGATGTACGGCAGAATGAAAGATGAGTTCGAATTATTCTTAAACAGAATCAAGAATATGAATAAGAATGTGGTTCTCATAGCTCATTCTACAACCGAAGAGCAGAATGGAGTTCAACGAACCATACCAAAGATAACAGGAGGTTCACGTGATATAGTAGCCAGCACATCTGATTATATCGGTTATATGAGAATGATTAATAACCAAAGAACTGTAAATTTTAATCCTACGGACTTAAACGAAGGTAAAGTAACCGGAAAATTCGGTATAATTAAATTACCGGATTTCAGGGAAGAATCGGAGCATGGCAGTAATTTCTTTGCAGGTATATTTGAGCAGATGAGAAAAGCAATGCAACTAAGTGCTGATAATCAGGCACAGGCTGTACAAGATATTAAGATATTTGCAGACAGGATACTTAAATCCAATAATGCTGACAGTTTACATGAACTAATGAATGAAATGTCCCAAATCAAAAATGGTGTCAAAAAGCAGTTGTGGGAAAGAATGAAAGTAAGAGCCGGTGAGCTTAATCTTGAATTCGACCCTGAAAAGAAGAAATTCTTTAAACCGGCTCCGGTTGCGGCAGTAGAATTACTTGAACCGGTTAGTTCTTCAGACGATGACTTCAATTTCGAGTAA